From the Desulfovibrio sp. JY genome, one window contains:
- a CDS encoding protein-glutamate O-methyltransferase CheR — translation MTSLFSKTISLRKDLKISDAEFSQLRDFIYAQAGIYVADNRKYLVENRLASRLKELNLKSFAEYHAYLQYDAGRRQELNRLFEVITTNETSFYRNPPQLKVFQDMVLKDVLEKLRKLKQKRLRIWSAGCSTGEEPYTIAIILFEVLRTEIASWDIRITANDLSEAVLAQAREGVYSEYSLRTTPKEIVSRYFTPDGANFKLRPEVKRLVSFGQINLSDRMMLKRVERSHIVFCRNVIIYFDDEMKKNVITAFYDNLLPGGQLLIGHSESLHNISRAFRPKHYPGAIIYGKEE, via the coding sequence ATGACCTCGCTTTTTTCCAAGACGATATCCCTGCGCAAGGATTTGAAGATCTCCGACGCGGAGTTCTCCCAACTGCGGGATTTCATCTACGCCCAGGCGGGCATCTATGTGGCCGACAACCGCAAGTATCTCGTGGAGAACCGGCTGGCCTCGAGACTCAAGGAACTCAATCTCAAGAGTTTCGCCGAGTATCATGCCTACTTGCAGTATGACGCGGGCCGCCGCCAGGAACTCAATCGTCTTTTCGAGGTCATCACCACCAACGAGACGAGCTTTTACCGCAATCCGCCCCAGCTGAAGGTCTTCCAGGACATGGTGCTCAAGGACGTCCTGGAAAAGCTGCGCAAGCTCAAGCAGAAGCGGCTGCGCATCTGGTCGGCCGGCTGCTCCACCGGCGAGGAACCCTACACCATCGCCATCATCCTCTTCGAGGTGCTGCGCACGGAAATCGCCTCCTGGGACATCCGCATCACGGCCAACGACCTGTCCGAAGCCGTTTTGGCCCAGGCGCGGGAAGGCGTCTATTCCGAGTACAGCCTGCGCACCACCCCCAAGGAGATCGTCTCGCGCTACTTCACGCCGGACGGAGCCAATTTCAAGCTGCGGCCCGAGGTCAAGCGTCTGGTCAGCTTCGGCCAGATCAACTTGAGCGACCGGATGATGCTCAAGCGCGTGGAGCGCTCCCACATCGTTTTTTGCCGCAACGTCATCATCTACTTTGATGATGAAATGAAAAAAAACGTCATCACCGCTTTTTACGACAACCTGCTTCCCGGCGGCCAACTGCTTATCGGACACTCGGAATCCCTGCACAACATTTCCCGGGCCTTTCGTCCCAAGCACTACCCCGGGGCCATTATTTACGGCAAGGAGGAGTAA
- a CDS encoding HEAT repeat domain-containing protein, with product MVDCKELCQRLDGDDPDVLRDAAYEAGENACLEAIPYLAKLLCSHNLGVQEAADRALRKIGGKDVVAAVKPLLRSDDAPRRNASMDILRAVGAEDFPTLVELLHDADPDIRIFASDILGSTDSRQAVAPLCEALLKDPEVNVRYQAAVSLGELAFHDAAACLGKALGDEEWVQFAVIEALSKIRDASSVGALVAALDKSSDLVASMIVDALGEIGNIKAVTMLLKRMDASPEVLRNKIVKAVVHILGGKALSLLSPAERERFRGYLLAALGDDEEDVQDAAVSGLGSIAGEEAAAAVLAHCAGLDRDHHPERYEHAVVALREMGLTEALGEALRQGGDAKRQVALDVLTELPCPQCATLVMDAFAGLPSPVRSAAARTLAAIAGEEAVDFFLGLLDDDDESVLLEAVAFLGAKMRHQLAGEPIFALLAHPSDAVKEAALEACVAIGGTYLDDRFRELSQSEEPMDRLMAVYALGKMGVRNHMDVIRGALTDAVPDIRKIALEALAEMCGHEEEGLPLIVAGLADESRDVRLAVVELLGGCDSDKVYPSLERALSDPDDWVRIRAVEAMGLRGELQAVPRLMELTADSSKLVALKAVETLGEIGGPEALEALLGLTSGGDPELVAAAEAAVAGLQDEQGGR from the coding sequence ATGGTCGACTGCAAGGAGCTTTGCCAACGGCTTGACGGCGACGATCCGGACGTGCTCCGGGACGCGGCCTATGAGGCTGGCGAAAACGCCTGTCTCGAAGCCATTCCGTATTTGGCCAAATTGCTGTGTTCGCACAATCTCGGCGTGCAGGAAGCGGCCGACCGGGCATTGCGCAAGATCGGCGGCAAGGACGTCGTGGCGGCGGTCAAGCCGCTTCTGCGTTCCGACGACGCGCCCCGGCGCAACGCCTCCATGGACATCCTGCGGGCCGTGGGGGCTGAGGATTTTCCCACGCTTGTGGAGCTGCTCCACGACGCCGACCCCGACATCCGTATTTTCGCCTCGGACATCCTGGGCTCCACGGATTCCCGCCAAGCCGTGGCCCCGCTGTGCGAAGCGCTGCTCAAGGACCCCGAGGTCAACGTCCGCTACCAGGCGGCGGTAAGCCTCGGCGAGCTGGCCTTCCACGACGCGGCGGCGTGTCTCGGCAAGGCGCTCGGCGACGAGGAATGGGTCCAGTTCGCGGTCATCGAGGCCCTGTCCAAGATCCGCGACGCCTCCTCGGTCGGGGCCCTGGTCGCGGCCCTGGACAAGAGCTCGGATCTGGTCGCCTCCATGATCGTCGACGCCCTGGGCGAGATCGGCAACATCAAGGCCGTGACCATGCTCCTCAAACGCATGGACGCCTCGCCCGAGGTGCTGCGCAACAAGATCGTCAAGGCCGTGGTGCACATCCTGGGCGGCAAGGCGCTTTCGCTTTTGTCCCCGGCCGAGCGGGAACGCTTCCGGGGATACCTGCTGGCCGCGCTTGGCGACGACGAGGAGGACGTGCAGGACGCCGCCGTCTCCGGCCTCGGGTCGATCGCCGGCGAGGAGGCGGCCGCGGCCGTCCTTGCCCATTGCGCCGGCCTCGACCGCGACCACCATCCGGAGCGCTACGAGCACGCCGTGGTTGCGCTGCGCGAGATGGGGCTGACCGAGGCCCTGGGCGAGGCGTTGCGCCAGGGCGGCGACGCCAAGCGGCAAGTGGCCCTGGACGTCCTTACCGAACTGCCGTGTCCCCAATGCGCGACCCTGGTCATGGACGCCTTTGCCGGCCTGCCCTCCCCCGTTCGTTCGGCGGCGGCCAGGACGCTGGCGGCCATCGCCGGCGAGGAAGCGGTGGATTTCTTTCTGGGCCTTCTGGACGATGACGACGAGTCGGTGCTGCTCGAGGCCGTGGCCTTTCTGGGGGCGAAAATGCGCCATCAGCTGGCCGGGGAACCCATTTTCGCGCTGCTCGCGCATCCGTCCGACGCGGTCAAGGAGGCGGCGCTCGAGGCCTGCGTGGCCATCGGCGGCACGTATCTCGACGACCGCTTCCGGGAACTCTCGCAAAGCGAGGAGCCCATGGACCGGCTCATGGCCGTCTATGCCCTGGGCAAGATGGGCGTGCGCAACCACATGGACGTGATCCGGGGCGCCCTCACCGATGCGGTCCCCGACATCCGCAAGATCGCGCTCGAGGCCTTGGCCGAGATGTGCGGTCACGAGGAGGAGGGGCTGCCGCTGATCGTGGCCGGTCTGGCCGACGAGAGCCGGGACGTGCGTCTGGCCGTGGTGGAACTTTTGGGCGGCTGCGACAGCGACAAGGTCTATCCGTCCCTGGAACGGGCGCTGTCGGACCCCGACGACTGGGTGCGCATCCGGGCCGTGGAGGCCATGGGGCTTCGCGGCGAACTCCAAGCCGTGCCCCGGCTCATGGAGCTCACCGCGGACTCGAGCAAACTGGTGGCCCTCAAGGCCGTGGAGACGTTGGGGGAAATTGGCGGCCCCGAAGCCTTGGAGGCATTGCTTGGGCTGACCTCCGGCGGCGACCCCGAACTGGTCGCTGCCGCCGAAGCGGCCGTCGCCGGGCTGCAGGACGAGCAAGGGGGGCGCTAG
- a CDS encoding chemotaxis response regulator protein-glutamate methylesterase, whose product MIKVVVVDDSAFMRKAISTMLAKDPEIEVVATARDGEEGLEMIRRHQPDVVTMDIEMPRMDGLTALRHVMMEMPRPVLMVSSLTNEGAEATLKAMELGAVDFIPKQLSKVSLDIVKIEDELRAKVKTIARRRMTHLSRPPLSGRARPGAPASGTAPTSAPSPRPSRPARPSGTQNRDLVAIGVSTGGPPAVQKVLSALPQDFPAGILIAQHMPAAFTGPFAKRLDGVCRIAVKEAEDGERLQHGVAYVAPGGKHLRIDQKVSRIDVRVVEEPREALYKPSASVLFDSVAGAVGRRGLGVVLTGMGSDGLDGMRLLKAKGGRALAQSDSTCVVYGMPKAIVDAGLADEIVDIDEMGEAILHNLYK is encoded by the coding sequence GTGATCAAGGTTGTCGTGGTCGACGATTCGGCCTTCATGCGCAAGGCCATAAGCACTATGCTGGCCAAGGACCCGGAAATCGAGGTCGTGGCCACGGCCCGCGATGGCGAGGAAGGGTTGGAAATGATCCGGCGTCACCAGCCGGACGTCGTGACCATGGATATCGAAATGCCGCGTATGGATGGGCTGACCGCCCTGCGGCACGTCATGATGGAGATGCCCCGGCCGGTGCTGATGGTGAGCTCCCTGACCAACGAGGGCGCCGAGGCGACGCTCAAGGCCATGGAACTCGGGGCCGTGGATTTCATCCCCAAACAACTTTCCAAGGTGTCCCTCGACATCGTCAAGATCGAGGACGAGCTGCGGGCCAAGGTCAAGACCATCGCCCGGCGCCGCATGACCCATCTTTCCCGGCCGCCGCTTTCGGGACGCGCGCGCCCCGGCGCCCCGGCTTCCGGCACCGCGCCGACGTCCGCGCCATCGCCGCGGCCGTCGCGGCCGGCCCGGCCTTCGGGCACGCAGAACCGCGATCTGGTGGCCATCGGCGTCTCCACCGGCGGGCCGCCGGCCGTGCAGAAGGTGCTTTCGGCCCTGCCCCAGGATTTTCCGGCCGGCATCCTGATCGCCCAGCATATGCCGGCGGCCTTTACCGGCCCCTTTGCCAAGCGCCTGGACGGCGTCTGTCGCATTGCGGTCAAGGAGGCCGAGGACGGCGAACGGTTGCAGCACGGCGTGGCCTATGTGGCTCCGGGAGGCAAGCATCTGCGCATCGATCAGAAGGTCAGCCGCATCGACGTGCGCGTGGTCGAGGAACCGCGCGAGGCGCTGTACAAACCCTCGGCCTCGGTGCTGTTCGATTCCGTGGCCGGGGCCGTGGGCCGGCGGGGACTCGGTGTGGTGCTGACGGGCATGGGCAGCGACGGCCTGGACGGCATGCGCCTGCTCAAGGCCAAGGGCGGTCGCGCCCTGGCCCAGTCCGACTCCACCTGCGTGGTCTACGGCATGCCCAAGGCCATCGTGGACGCGGGGCTGGCCGACGAGATCGTGGACATCGACGAGATGGGCGAGGCCATCCTCCACAACCTTTACAAATGA
- a CDS encoding heavy metal translocating P-type ATPase — protein MDSTAKKDTSVMVPVAGMHCAACSARIERVVSAMPGVAEATVNLADASMQLRYDPQATSLDAIGARVADLGFSLGPPPTDDATFELAITGMHCAACSSRIERVTRRLPGVIAADVNLAGETGTFTIDPAVLSRRQLRQAIADLGFGSQPITASENRFTARQEEAKADLAKKKRELIPAMVLAALLLTLSMGHMLGLPLPAFLRPETAPATFALLQLALTAPIVWLGRRFYLDGIPAGLRGGPNMDTLVAVGTGAALLYSLANLALLLAGSDPVARAMDLYFESAGVLLVMISLGKYLEASAKFKTSGAIAALMRLTPDTATLLRDSAEETVSLDEVEPGDRLLVRPGERVPVDGEVVEGDSRVDESMLTGEPLPVAKKTGDAVTGGTQNTTGALVVTATRVGQDTTLARIVDLVRQAQGSKAPIANLADTVSFYFVPTVMATALVAGLGWYFLGHAGFSFSLRIFVAVMVIACPCAMGLAVPTSIMVGTGRGARLGILVKSGAALQIAGDIQAVVFDKTGTLTHGKPELTDVVPATASDPDRLLALAAAAEARSEHPLAKAIAAAATAKGHALPAPEHFEAAPGKGVAATIDGNAVLVGTAAYLAEQGVPADPAADEAEARLADAGKTAIRVAVDGKSAGVLAVADTPRPEAAAVVKALGQKGVAVVMLTGDDERTARAVANTLGIKEVIARVLPDRKAAEIQKLMATGCKTAMVGDGINDAPALAAADLGMAMGSGIDVAVESCDVVLMRNDLRGVTAALELSRAVIANIKQNLFWAFAFNTIGIPVAAGVLHIFGGPTLNPMIAGTAMALSSFTVVTNALRLRFFTPRQVA, from the coding sequence ATGGACAGCACAGCCAAAAAAGACACCTCCGTCATGGTCCCCGTGGCCGGCATGCATTGCGCCGCCTGCTCCGCCCGCATCGAACGCGTGGTCTCCGCCATGCCGGGCGTTGCCGAAGCGACCGTCAATCTGGCCGACGCCTCCATGCAGCTGCGCTACGACCCGCAGGCCACAAGCCTCGACGCCATCGGCGCGCGGGTGGCCGACCTGGGATTTTCCCTCGGGCCGCCGCCGACCGATGACGCCACCTTCGAGCTGGCCATCACGGGCATGCACTGCGCCGCCTGCTCCTCGCGCATCGAGCGTGTGACCCGCAGGCTCCCCGGGGTCATCGCCGCCGACGTCAACCTGGCCGGCGAGACCGGCACCTTCACCATCGACCCGGCCGTGCTGTCGCGCCGCCAGCTGCGCCAGGCCATCGCCGACCTGGGCTTCGGCTCCCAGCCCATCACCGCCTCGGAAAACCGCTTCACCGCCCGCCAGGAAGAGGCCAAGGCCGATCTGGCCAAAAAGAAACGCGAACTCATTCCGGCCATGGTCCTGGCCGCGTTGCTCCTCACCCTGTCCATGGGCCACATGCTGGGCCTGCCCCTGCCCGCCTTCCTGCGCCCCGAAACCGCGCCGGCCACCTTCGCCCTTCTCCAGCTCGCCCTGACCGCGCCCATCGTCTGGCTCGGCCGGCGGTTCTACCTCGACGGCATTCCGGCCGGACTGCGCGGCGGCCCCAACATGGACACCCTCGTGGCCGTGGGCACCGGCGCGGCCCTCCTCTACAGCCTGGCCAACCTCGCCCTGCTCCTGGCCGGCTCCGATCCCGTGGCCCGGGCCATGGACCTCTATTTCGAATCCGCCGGCGTGCTGCTGGTCATGATCAGCCTCGGCAAATACCTGGAAGCCTCGGCCAAATTCAAAACCTCGGGGGCCATCGCGGCCCTTATGCGCCTGACCCCGGACACGGCCACACTGCTTCGCGACAGCGCCGAGGAGACCGTGTCCCTCGACGAGGTGGAGCCCGGCGACAGGCTGCTCGTGCGACCGGGCGAACGCGTGCCCGTGGACGGCGAGGTGGTCGAAGGCGATTCCCGCGTGGACGAGTCCATGCTCACCGGCGAACCCCTGCCCGTGGCCAAAAAAACCGGCGACGCCGTCACCGGCGGCACCCAGAACACCACCGGCGCCCTGGTCGTGACCGCCACCCGCGTCGGCCAGGACACGACCCTGGCCCGCATCGTGGATCTGGTGCGCCAGGCCCAGGGCTCCAAGGCCCCCATCGCCAACCTGGCCGACACCGTCAGCTTCTATTTCGTTCCCACCGTCATGGCCACGGCCCTCGTCGCCGGCCTGGGCTGGTACTTCCTCGGCCACGCCGGCTTCTCCTTTTCCCTGCGCATCTTCGTGGCCGTCATGGTCATCGCCTGCCCCTGCGCCATGGGCCTGGCCGTGCCCACCTCCATCATGGTCGGCACCGGGCGCGGCGCGCGCCTCGGCATCCTGGTCAAGTCCGGCGCCGCCCTCCAGATCGCCGGCGACATCCAGGCCGTGGTCTTCGACAAGACCGGGACGCTCACCCACGGCAAGCCCGAACTGACCGACGTCGTCCCAGCCACGGCGAGCGACCCCGATCGCCTGCTCGCCCTGGCCGCCGCCGCCGAAGCCCGCTCGGAACACCCCCTGGCCAAGGCCATCGCCGCCGCCGCCACGGCCAAGGGACACGCCCTGCCCGCGCCCGAACACTTCGAAGCCGCCCCCGGCAAGGGCGTAGCCGCCACGATCGACGGCAACGCCGTGCTGGTCGGCACCGCCGCCTACCTCGCCGAACAGGGGGTCCCGGCCGATCCGGCCGCCGACGAAGCCGAAGCGCGTCTAGCCGACGCCGGCAAGACCGCCATCCGCGTGGCCGTGGACGGCAAGTCCGCCGGCGTCCTGGCCGTGGCCGACACGCCGCGCCCCGAAGCCGCCGCCGTGGTCAAGGCCCTGGGCCAAAAGGGCGTGGCCGTGGTCATGCTCACCGGCGACGACGAACGCACCGCCCGGGCCGTGGCCAATACCCTCGGCATCAAGGAAGTCATCGCCCGGGTGCTGCCCGACCGCAAAGCCGCCGAGATCCAAAAACTCATGGCCACAGGGTGCAAGACCGCCATGGTCGGCGACGGCATCAACGACGCCCCGGCCCTGGCCGCCGCCGACCTCGGCATGGCCATGGGCTCGGGCATCGACGTGGCCGTGGAATCCTGCGACGTCGTGCTCATGCGCAACGACCTGCGCGGCGTCACCGCCGCCCTGGAACTTTCCCGGGCCGTCATCGCCAACATCAAACAAAACCTCTTCTGGGCCTTCGCCTTCAATACCATCGGCATCCCCGTCGCCGCCGGCGTGCTCCATATCTTCGGCGGCCCCACCCTTAATCCCATGATCGCCGGCACCGCCATGGCGCTCAGCTCCTTCACGGTGGTCACCAACGCCCTGCGACTGCGCTTTTTCACGCCGAGGCAGGTAGCTTAG
- a CDS encoding LysM peptidoglycan-binding domain-containing protein — MPRLSRLVFPLLCLSLLVTARPTVVGAYTVKAGDTPVSIAKKHGVSVQDLLKANKGLDPRKMRPGDSLTIPGESSGKADKKHTEKESKKEKAGKKAESSSSKERAAQARETAKESKSSGKSGSYKVKKGDTLGSIAAKYDVSVDDLLKANKSLHPNKMRVGQEISVPGAAPAKAEPAEKTARKTEKSRESQTNTTTYTAHKRDTVHTVASKFHISLKELYRLNPGLGKKLHSGQKLNVPRNAEPEQAPARTHAPEQAPAAVSEPERPAQTVRTPAPEAETPPPAEATKPARTPEPEAAPAKTGMRETSDAEAAFEKGIEFGKQNKFQKAVESFDKAIKLNPNRADFFASRGHAHYYMKQYAKAIDDYTKAIEKNPNFALAYSMRGLSRTRSGHYQQAIADFNKAIGFGPNEADYYKGRGFTYLHLKQYGPMCEDYKKACTLGDCELLDSAKKEKLCQ, encoded by the coding sequence ATGCCTCGTTTGTCTCGCCTCGTATTTCCTCTGTTATGCCTCAGCCTGCTCGTAACCGCCCGCCCGACCGTCGTCGGGGCCTATACCGTCAAAGCCGGCGATACCCCGGTTTCCATTGCCAAAAAGCACGGCGTTTCCGTCCAGGACCTGCTCAAGGCCAACAAAGGGCTTGATCCCAGGAAAATGCGGCCAGGCGATTCACTGACGATCCCCGGGGAATCCTCGGGCAAAGCCGATAAGAAGCACACGGAAAAGGAATCAAAGAAGGAAAAGGCCGGGAAGAAGGCCGAAAGCTCCTCGAGCAAGGAGCGCGCCGCCCAGGCCCGGGAGACTGCCAAGGAAAGCAAATCCTCCGGGAAATCGGGTAGCTACAAGGTCAAGAAAGGGGACACGCTCGGCTCCATAGCCGCCAAGTACGACGTCAGCGTGGATGACCTGCTTAAGGCCAACAAATCCCTGCATCCCAACAAGATGCGCGTCGGCCAGGAAATCAGCGTCCCCGGAGCCGCGCCGGCCAAGGCCGAACCCGCCGAAAAAACCGCGCGCAAGACGGAAAAGTCGCGCGAGTCCCAGACGAATACCACCACCTACACCGCCCACAAGCGTGACACCGTGCACACGGTGGCCAGCAAATTCCATATCAGCCTCAAGGAACTCTACCGGCTCAACCCCGGCCTCGGCAAAAAGCTGCATTCCGGCCAGAAGCTCAACGTGCCCAGAAACGCCGAGCCCGAACAGGCCCCGGCCCGCACGCACGCACCCGAGCAAGCCCCCGCGGCGGTGAGCGAACCGGAACGTCCGGCCCAGACCGTAAGGACGCCCGCCCCCGAAGCCGAGACTCCCCCGCCGGCCGAAGCGACCAAACCGGCCAGGACGCCCGAACCCGAAGCCGCACCGGCCAAAACCGGCATGCGCGAGACGTCCGACGCCGAAGCAGCCTTTGAAAAAGGCATCGAGTTCGGCAAGCAAAACAAGTTCCAAAAGGCCGTGGAGAGCTTCGACAAGGCCATCAAGCTCAACCCCAACCGGGCCGACTTCTTCGCCAGCCGGGGCCATGCCCACTACTATATGAAGCAGTACGCCAAGGCCATCGACGACTACACCAAGGCCATCGAGAAAAACCCCAACTTCGCCCTGGCCTACTCCATGCGGGGCCTCAGTCGCACCCGTTCCGGCCACTACCAGCAGGCCATCGCGGACTTCAACAAGGCCATAGGCTTCGGTCCCAACGAGGCGGACTACTACAAGGGACGCGGGTTCACCTACCTGCACCTCAAGCAGTATGGCCCCATGTGCGAGGACTACAAGAAAGCCTGCACCCTGGGCGATTGCGAACTGCTCGACAGCGCCAAGAAAGAAAAGCTGTGCCAGTAG
- a CDS encoding DMT family transporter — MGRNASMRADILCLITALIWGLAFVAQRVGMAHLGPMGFNGIRFALGAAVLAPLALRSMRYPPPAPFLGGSDPGFPWLGGLLAGAILFTGASLQQVGLLYTTAGKAGFITGLYVVLVPLLGFFLGQRPARGDVLGAVAAVFGLYFLSVTENFSLAPGDGLELIGAFFWAGHVLVIGWLSPRTRALPLAMAQYAVCAVLSLVCAFFFETITWSGIVGAAWPILYGGLMSVGLAYTLQIIAQRDAKPTHAAILLSFETVFAALGGAIILNERLGARGLFGCALMFAGILLSQLWPKSKGQHAA, encoded by the coding sequence ATGGGTCGAAACGCATCGATGCGGGCGGATATCCTGTGCCTGATTACGGCGCTGATCTGGGGTCTTGCCTTTGTGGCCCAGCGGGTCGGCATGGCGCATTTGGGTCCGATGGGGTTTAACGGCATCCGGTTTGCCCTGGGCGCAGCGGTGCTGGCCCCCTTGGCGCTGCGTTCGATGCGCTATCCTCCGCCCGCGCCGTTTCTGGGGGGCAGCGATCCGGGGTTTCCCTGGTTGGGGGGGCTTCTTGCCGGGGCGATCCTTTTTACCGGCGCGTCGTTGCAGCAGGTGGGACTTTTGTACACCACGGCCGGCAAGGCGGGGTTCATCACCGGCCTGTATGTGGTGTTGGTGCCGCTGTTGGGCTTTTTCCTTGGCCAGCGGCCGGCCCGGGGGGATGTGCTCGGGGCGGTGGCGGCGGTATTCGGGCTGTATTTTCTGTCGGTGACCGAGAATTTCAGCCTGGCTCCGGGGGATGGGCTGGAGCTTATCGGCGCGTTTTTCTGGGCCGGGCATGTGCTGGTGATCGGCTGGCTGTCGCCGCGCACCCGGGCCTTGCCCCTGGCCATGGCCCAATACGCGGTTTGCGCGGTGCTGAGTCTCGTCTGCGCGTTTTTTTTCGAGACCATAACCTGGTCCGGGATTGTGGGCGCGGCCTGGCCGATTCTGTACGGCGGCCTGATGTCGGTCGGGCTGGCCTACACGTTGCAGATCATTGCCCAGCGTGATGCCAAGCCGACCCATGCCGCCATTCTGCTCAGTTTCGAGACGGTGTTCGCGGCGCTTGGCGGGGCGATCATCCTGAACGAGCGCCTTGGCGCCCGCGGCCTTTTCGGCTGCGCGCTCATGTTTGCCGGCATACTCCTGTCCCAGCTTTGGCCCAAATCCAAGGGACAACATGCGGCGTAA
- a CDS encoding Jag N-terminal domain-containing protein: MSEFRTFSGKTVDEAMEEACRHFGEPREKLEVEIVSGGSSGIFGLVGKKKAEVRARLREEVNLLQGMEESRKRDAAPKAERNTRSRRSPRQEAAPQKQKPAPAAAEPVPPRQEAVRPPVVEPVAPPVAESFKDAAPVDDLPDDDMMEMDEECAMEAPRRESRGNREERRPAAPETPPQPITPELEAIVREVMDQMLDGILGQIPEYEISGHSERVSVLILDEENSGLLIGREGQTLSSIQYLVNRIVIRRHGSPIKVQINTGEYRERQDDNLRKMAIFLADKAKTLGRPQSTKPLSSYHRRVVHLALQEDEAISTRSKGDGPLKRVLIVPRGRGNDAQAQQGDQQRP; the protein is encoded by the coding sequence ATGAGCGAATTCAGAACCTTCAGCGGCAAGACCGTCGATGAAGCCATGGAGGAGGCCTGCCGCCATTTTGGCGAGCCCCGTGAGAAGTTGGAAGTGGAGATCGTCTCCGGCGGCTCCTCCGGAATCTTCGGCCTCGTCGGCAAGAAGAAAGCCGAGGTCCGGGCCCGCTTGCGCGAGGAAGTCAACCTCCTGCAAGGTATGGAAGAATCCCGAAAGCGCGACGCCGCGCCCAAGGCCGAAAGAAATACCCGTTCGCGCCGGTCGCCGCGCCAGGAAGCCGCCCCGCAAAAGCAAAAGCCCGCGCCGGCCGCGGCCGAACCCGTGCCCCCGCGTCAGGAAGCCGTTCGCCCCCCTGTCGTGGAACCCGTCGCGCCCCCTGTCGCGGAATCGTTCAAGGACGCTGCCCCGGTCGACGACCTCCCGGACGACGACATGATGGAAATGGACGAGGAGTGCGCAATGGAAGCTCCCCGGCGCGAATCCCGCGGCAACCGCGAGGAACGCCGGCCGGCCGCTCCGGAAACGCCGCCCCAGCCCATCACCCCTGAACTCGAAGCCATCGTGCGCGAAGTCATGGACCAGATGCTCGACGGCATCCTCGGCCAGATTCCCGAATACGAAATCTCCGGCCACAGCGAGCGGGTCTCCGTGCTCATCCTCGACGAGGAAAATTCCGGCCTGCTCATCGGCCGCGAAGGACAGACCCTTTCCTCCATCCAATACCTCGTCAACCGCATCGTCATCCGTCGCCACGGCAGCCCCATCAAGGTCCAGATCAACACCGGCGAATACCGCGAGCGCCAGGACGACAACCTGCGCAAGATGGCCATCTTCCTCGCCGACAAGGCCAAAACCCTGGGGCGGCCCCAGTCCACCAAACCGCTTTCCTCCTACCATCGCCGGGTCGTTCACCTGGCCCTTCAGGAGGACGAAGCCATCTCCACGCGCTCCAAAGGCGACGGGCCGCTCAAACGCGTGCTCATCGTGCCGCGCGGCCGAGGCAACGACGCCCAGGCGCAGCAGGGCGACCAGCAGCGACCGTAG